In Acinetobacter pittii, one genomic interval encodes:
- a CDS encoding winged helix-turn-helix transcriptional regulator, with protein sequence MAKARHSSFDCSPGCAVEAAISLIDGKWKCVILWHLFNEGTLRFNEIRKRVPSITQRMLTNQLRELEQDGIIHREVYPQVPPKVEYCLTDLGQSLEKILFALKQWGDAHIDQFGKLTLIDGHSNP encoded by the coding sequence ATGGCAAAAGCAAGACATTCAAGTTTTGACTGTTCCCCGGGATGTGCCGTTGAGGCCGCGATTAGCTTGATTGATGGAAAATGGAAATGCGTCATTCTTTGGCATTTATTTAATGAAGGTACCTTAAGATTTAACGAAATTCGAAAGCGTGTTCCGAGCATTACTCAAAGAATGCTGACAAATCAGCTACGTGAATTGGAGCAAGATGGCATTATTCATCGAGAAGTCTATCCTCAGGTACCGCCTAAAGTGGAATACTGCCTGACTGATTTGGGACAAAGTCTTGAGAAAATTCTATTTGCTTTAAAACAGTGGGGTGATGCTCACATTGACCAATTTGGAAAGCTGACACTTATTGATGGCCATTCGAATCCTTAA
- the topA gene encoding type I DNA topoisomerase yields MANTSRSASQSTASTAPAAHKRALVIVESPAKAKTINKYLGSQYIVKSSVGHVRDLPTGGSKSTEKKPAARTKLTEAEKEQKASQALVNRMGVDPEHGWEAHYEVLPGKENVVAELKKLAKDADAIYLATDLDREGEAIAWHLREVIGGDDSRYHRVVFNEITKNAIQEAFKQPTRLDLNRVNAQQARRFLDRVVGFMVSPLLWEKIARGLSAGRVQSVAVKLVVEREREIRAFIPEEYWQVFADTQAKKDDIRLEAVKQAGKTLKLKNKAETDALLDVLKGAEYKVAQREDKPTKVNPSAPYITSTLQQAASTRLGFSVKKTMMLAQRLYEAGFITYMRTDSTFLSDDAVSMVRAHIESQFGEKYLPAKPNRYGNKAGAQEAHEAIRPSNVALTGDQLAGVERDAQRLYDLIWRQFVACQMTPAEYLSSTLTVEAANVELKAKGRTLVFDGFTRVRGANKSDDDIILPAIKVGEILKLEKLDPSQHFTKPPARFTEASLVKELEKRSIGRPSTYAAIISTIQERGYVKLENRRLFAEKMGEIVTDRLDESFNNLMNYAFTADLEGQLDKVATGERNWKELLDTFYGDFKKRLTNAQGEHGMRRNQPVEVPAVHCPECSRPMQIRTGTTGVFLGCSGYNLPPKERCKGTLNLTPVESLAALSDDDGAETADLMSKHRCAKCGTAMDSYVIDGGRKLHVCGNNPDCDGFELEEGEFKIKGYDGPTIPCDKCDGEMQLKTGRFGPYFACTSCDNTRKVLKSGQPAPPRVEPIKMEHLRSTKHDDYFVLRDGAAGLFLAASKFPKIRETRAPKVAELRSVAAQLDPKYQFILQAPDVDPEGNPTVVKFSRKNQSQYVGSETPEGKQTKWSLIYQNGKWVEG; encoded by the coding sequence ATGGCGAATACCTCGCGCTCTGCATCTCAAAGCACAGCATCTACTGCACCTGCTGCACATAAACGTGCCTTAGTGATTGTGGAGTCGCCTGCCAAAGCGAAAACCATCAATAAATATCTGGGTTCGCAATACATTGTAAAGTCTTCTGTAGGTCACGTACGTGATTTGCCAACAGGTGGCAGCAAATCAACTGAGAAAAAGCCGGCTGCCCGGACGAAACTCACTGAAGCAGAAAAAGAACAAAAAGCTAGTCAGGCTTTAGTTAATCGTATGGGGGTTGATCCTGAACATGGTTGGGAAGCTCATTACGAAGTTCTGCCAGGTAAGGAAAATGTTGTTGCTGAACTAAAGAAACTCGCCAAAGATGCTGATGCAATCTATCTCGCAACGGACTTGGATAGAGAAGGGGAAGCTATTGCTTGGCATCTAAGAGAAGTTATTGGTGGTGACGACAGTCGTTATCACCGCGTGGTATTTAACGAAATTACTAAAAATGCCATTCAAGAAGCATTTAAACAGCCAACACGTCTAGATTTAAACCGAGTTAACGCTCAGCAAGCACGTCGTTTCTTAGACCGTGTTGTTGGCTTTATGGTTTCGCCATTACTTTGGGAAAAGATTGCCCGTGGTTTGTCAGCTGGTCGTGTGCAGTCTGTAGCGGTGAAACTGGTTGTAGAGCGTGAAAGAGAAATTCGTGCTTTTATTCCAGAAGAATACTGGCAAGTTTTTGCAGACACGCAAGCCAAGAAAGATGACATTCGTCTTGAAGCAGTTAAGCAAGCTGGTAAAACCCTTAAACTGAAAAATAAAGCTGAAACTGATGCTCTATTAGATGTTTTAAAAGGTGCTGAATATAAAGTTGCACAGCGTGAAGATAAACCGACTAAGGTGAATCCAAGTGCACCTTATATCACTTCAACGTTGCAACAGGCTGCAAGTACTCGTTTAGGTTTTTCTGTAAAGAAAACCATGATGCTGGCGCAGCGTTTATATGAAGCAGGTTTTATTACCTATATGCGTACTGACTCAACGTTTTTGAGTGATGACGCAGTAAGCATGGTACGTGCTCATATTGAAAGCCAATTTGGTGAGAAGTATTTACCTGCGAAGCCAAACCGCTATGGTAACAAAGCGGGTGCTCAAGAAGCCCATGAAGCAATTCGTCCGTCAAATGTTGCGCTTACAGGTGATCAACTTGCGGGTGTGGAGCGTGATGCTCAACGTTTGTATGATTTGATTTGGCGTCAGTTTGTTGCATGTCAAATGACTCCAGCAGAATATTTATCTTCAACTTTAACGGTTGAAGCTGCAAATGTTGAATTAAAAGCAAAAGGCCGTACGCTTGTATTTGATGGCTTTACACGAGTTCGTGGTGCCAATAAGTCTGATGACGATATTATTTTGCCTGCAATTAAAGTTGGTGAAATCTTAAAATTAGAAAAGTTAGACCCAAGTCAGCACTTTACTAAACCTCCTGCACGTTTTACTGAGGCTTCTTTGGTTAAAGAACTCGAAAAACGTAGTATTGGTCGTCCTTCGACTTATGCAGCGATTATTTCTACGATTCAAGAACGTGGCTACGTTAAGTTAGAAAACCGTCGTCTTTTCGCCGAAAAAATGGGTGAAATTGTGACGGATCGTCTGGATGAAAGTTTCAATAACTTGATGAACTATGCATTTACGGCGGACCTTGAAGGACAGCTCGATAAAGTTGCAACAGGTGAGCGTAACTGGAAAGAGTTACTAGATACATTCTATGGTGACTTTAAAAAACGTCTTACCAATGCTCAAGGCGAGCATGGAATGCGTCGTAACCAGCCGGTTGAAGTACCAGCTGTACATTGTCCCGAATGTTCACGTCCAATGCAGATTCGTACAGGTACAACAGGCGTATTCTTAGGTTGCTCTGGCTATAACTTACCGCCTAAAGAGCGTTGTAAAGGTACTTTGAATTTAACACCTGTTGAGTCCTTAGCGGCCCTATCTGATGATGATGGTGCTGAAACCGCAGACTTGATGTCAAAACATCGCTGTGCGAAATGTGGCACAGCCATGGACAGCTATGTTATTGATGGTGGTCGTAAACTGCACGTATGTGGTAACAACCCTGACTGTGATGGTTTTGAGCTTGAAGAAGGTGAGTTCAAGATTAAAGGCTACGATGGTCCAACCATTCCGTGTGATAAATGTGATGGTGAGATGCAGCTTAAAACTGGTCGTTTTGGCCCGTATTTCGCTTGTACAAGCTGTGACAATACTCGTAAAGTCTTGAAAAGTGGTCAACCTGCGCCTCCACGTGTAGAACCGATCAAGATGGAACATTTACGCTCAACGAAGCATGATGACTATTTTGTGTTGCGTGATGGTGCGGCAGGCTTATTCTTGGCTGCAAGTAAATTCCCGAAAATTCGTGAAACTCGTGCGCCAAAAGTTGCGGAATTACGTAGCGTTGCAGCCCAGCTTGATCCTAAATATCAATTTATTTTACAAGCACCAGATGTAGACCCTGAAGGCAATCCGACAGTTGTGAAATTCAGTCGTAAGAATCAATCACAATATGTTGGCTCGGAAACCCCAGAAGGCAAACAAACTAAATGGAGCCTAATTTATCAAAATGGTAAATGGGTTGAAGGCTAA